One region of Zingiber officinale cultivar Zhangliang chromosome 7B, Zo_v1.1, whole genome shotgun sequence genomic DNA includes:
- the LOC122004064 gene encoding abscisic stress-ripening protein 1-like, with amino-acid sequence MAEEKHHHFFHHKEEEETPSDPRKEEKHHKHLEQLGGLGAVAAGVYALHEKHQAKKDPENAHRHKITEEIAATVAVGSAGFAFHEHHEKKEAKKRDDQ; translated from the exons ATGGCTGAGGAGAAACACCACCACTTCTTCCAccacaaggaggaggaggagacccCCTCTGACCCCAGGAAGGAGGAGAAGCACCACAAGCACTTGGAACAGCTGGGCGGTCTTGGTGCCGTTGCCGCTGGCGTTTACGCCTTG CATGAGAAGCACCAGGCGAAGAAGGACCCGGAGAACGCACACAGGCACAAGATCACGGAGGAGATCGCAGCGACCGTAGCGGTGGGTAGTGCGGGGTTTGCATTCCACGAGCACCATgagaagaaagaagcaaagaAGCGTGACGATCAGTAG